In Bacteroidales bacterium, one genomic interval encodes:
- a CDS encoding ABC transporter permease codes for MKFFTNLFSIIGEYVLLMKKVFAVPDNFSEFRKRVLLEFKLLGIDSLGIIGLISIFMGAVVAMQTAYSIESPLIPKYTVGYITRSTLVLEFSTTIMSLILAGKVGSRIASEIGTMKVTEQIDALEVMGINSANFLILPKIVAFVLYFPILVIFSIFLGILGGYLICLFAHVTSVETYMYGVRSFFSPFEIRYALTKAIVFAYIITSVSGFFGYRVHGGALEVGTASTKAMVQSSLLIIIFNLILTQIFMT; via the coding sequence ATGAAATTCTTTACAAACTTATTTTCTATCATAGGTGAATATGTTTTGTTGATGAAAAAAGTATTTGCTGTACCTGATAATTTTAGTGAATTCAGAAAGCGTGTTTTGCTAGAATTTAAGTTGCTTGGCATTGATTCTTTAGGAATTATTGGCCTTATTAGTATATTTATGGGTGCGGTTGTCGCGATGCAAACAGCTTACTCCATTGAAAGTCCACTTATCCCCAAATACACTGTCGGTTACATCACAAGATCCACACTGGTACTTGAATTTTCAACTACCATCATGAGTCTCATACTTGCTGGTAAAGTAGGAAGTCGAATTGCAAGTGAAATAGGTACGATGAAAGTAACAGAGCAAATCGATGCATTGGAAGTAATGGGAATTAATTCTGCTAACTTTTTGATTTTACCTAAAATCGTAGCTTTTGTTTTGTATTTTCCTATACTGGTCATTTTTTCAATTTTTTTAGGTATTCTTGGCGGTTATCTCATTTGTCTTTTTGCTCACGTAACTTCCGTTGAAACTTATATGTATGGGGTCCGTTCTTTCTTTTCTCCTTTTGAGATCAGATATGCTTTGACTAAAGCTATTGTATTTGCTTATATCATTACATCTGTTAGTGGTTTTTTTGGTTACCGTGTCCACGGAGGTGCTCTTGAAGTAGGCACTGCCAGCACCAAAGCCATGGTACAAAGTAGTTTGCTTATTATTATCTTTAATCTTATTCTGACTCAAATCTTTATGACATGA
- a CDS encoding DUF4468 domain-containing protein, which yields MEMKPYGFILLGVLCGLYAQLPIDSITQKITYKEVVQVEGSKDSLYNRAIAWIHSYFKNPQGVTKVRDPQNGLIIGDHRIRMVDTQKDGSKINSNTVVEYTFKIELKDGKYRYTFTDFEMKATSKFPLERWLNKADPSYSPLWETYIPQVDEHIREVIQSLKKGMQPKKKVKDEW from the coding sequence ATGGAAATGAAACCATATGGTTTTATATTATTAGGTGTGTTATGTGGGTTATATGCCCAATTACCGATTGACAGTATAACCCAGAAAATTACTTACAAAGAAGTAGTCCAGGTTGAAGGCAGTAAGGATTCTCTTTACAATCGAGCTATCGCATGGATTCATTCTTATTTTAAAAATCCTCAAGGAGTTACCAAAGTTCGGGATCCTCAAAATGGACTGATCATAGGCGATCATCGTATTCGTATGGTCGATACTCAAAAAGATGGATCTAAAATTAATTCCAATACTGTTGTAGAGTATACTTTTAAAATTGAACTCAAGGATGGAAAATATCGTTATACTTTCACGGATTTCGAAATGAAGGCAACATCCAAGTTTCCATTGGAACGCTGGCTTAATAAAGCAGATCCATCCTATTCGCCACTCTGGGAAACATATATACCTCAAGTTGACGAACATATCCGCGAAGTAATTCAAAGCTTGAAAAAAGGAATGCAACCTAAAAAGAAGGTTAAGGACGAATGGTGA
- the tsaD gene encoding tRNA (adenosine(37)-N6)-threonylcarbamoyltransferase complex transferase subunit TsaD encodes MYILGIETSCDETSAAVLHNNELLSLIISNQTVHQQYGGVVPELASRAHQQNIVPVVEMALRKAGISKQQLNAIAFTLGPGLPGSLMVGVSFAKSLAWALQIPIITVDHLHAHILVHFITESGKTKDLPSFPLLALVVSGGHTLFVRMEDHLTLKTIGKTIDDAAGEVFDKAAKMLNLPYPGGPVIDKHASQGNPFAFTFAKPKVNNFDFSFSGLKTSILYFLRDKLKEDPTFIDDNLADLCASIQHTIVEILLDKIHLALQQTKLKTFLLAGGVAANSYLRKRLTNYCAENNIRLYLPEPIFTTDNGAMIAIAGYYKYLKNDFAPLDVTPYASGKLIF; translated from the coding sequence ATGTACATTTTAGGAATTGAAACATCATGTGATGAAACTTCAGCAGCTGTTTTACATAATAACGAATTACTTAGTCTTATTATTTCGAACCAAACTGTACATCAGCAATACGGTGGTGTAGTTCCAGAGTTAGCTTCTCGTGCACATCAACAAAATATTGTTCCCGTAGTTGAAATGGCCCTTAGGAAAGCTGGTATCTCAAAGCAACAATTAAATGCTATTGCATTCACATTAGGCCCCGGTCTACCAGGATCATTAATGGTCGGTGTTAGTTTTGCTAAATCATTAGCTTGGGCTCTTCAAATTCCAATCATTACGGTTGATCATCTACACGCACATATTTTGGTTCATTTTATTACCGAAAGTGGTAAAACGAAAGATCTTCCATCTTTTCCTCTTCTTGCATTAGTTGTATCAGGAGGTCATACACTTTTTGTCCGCATGGAAGACCATTTAACACTCAAAACTATCGGAAAAACTATCGACGACGCAGCAGGTGAGGTTTTCGACAAAGCTGCCAAGATGCTTAACCTTCCTTATCCTGGTGGTCCAGTGATTGACAAGCATGCATCTCAGGGAAACCCTTTTGCTTTCACTTTTGCAAAACCTAAAGTTAACAATTTTGATTTTAGTTTTTCAGGACTCAAAACCTCCATCCTCTACTTCTTACGCGATAAATTAAAAGAAGACCCAACATTCATTGACGATAATCTTGCAGATCTTTGTGCTTCGATACAACATACGATCGTTGAAATTTTGCTGGATAAAATTCACCTTGCTCTTCAGCAAACGAAACTTAAAACATTTCTTTTAGCTGGAGGTGTGGCAGCTAATTCTTATCTAAGAAAAAGACTCACAAATTACTGTGCTGAAAATAATATTAGATTGTATTTACCTGAACCAATTTTTACTACCGACAATGGTGCGATGATCGCCATAGCAGGTTATTACAAATACCTAAAAAATGATTTTGCACCTCTAGATGTTACACCCTATGCTAGTGGAAAATTGATTTTTTAG
- a CDS encoding FprA family A-type flavoprotein: protein MRPIDDKIIPVSDKVQWVGVLDYDIVTFDIVMETEFGTTYNSYLIQSKQKTLIETVKETFWPIYRKKLEQLTHLQDIKYVVLNHTEPDHSGSLKFLLEEAPDITVVGSGNAIRYLKDQVNREFKHIIVKDGDILDLGDTQLRFISAPNLHWPDSMYTYLENDQLLFTCDSFGCHYCHEEMIDTKVGDFDKAFDYYFDVILKPYSKFMLKALEKIENLPIRAVLTGHGPLLLNKWKYYVDRTKSLSEEYLSKPQPNFVFISYVSAYKNTAKIAEAIAQGVEEGGCKPIVMDIEKAPLGDLEQHLILSKGLVVGTPVINQNILLPTYKLFAAVNPIRDRGKIAGAFGSYGWSGENKTIVKTILESLKWKFIGDGLFFKFSPNSDDFADAKEYGKQIAQAVLQLNIETA from the coding sequence ATGAGACCGATTGATGATAAGATTATTCCCGTGAGTGATAAAGTTCAATGGGTAGGAGTTCTCGATTACGATATTGTAACTTTCGATATCGTCATGGAAACTGAATTTGGTACAACCTACAACAGCTATCTCATTCAGAGCAAACAGAAAACGCTTATAGAAACCGTAAAAGAAACTTTTTGGCCTATTTATAGGAAAAAATTAGAACAGCTAACCCATTTGCAAGACATCAAATACGTTGTATTGAATCATACTGAGCCAGATCACAGTGGTAGTTTAAAGTTTCTTCTTGAAGAAGCTCCAGACATTACCGTAGTTGGTTCAGGTAATGCTATTCGTTATTTAAAAGATCAGGTGAATCGTGAGTTTAAACATATCATTGTTAAAGATGGCGATATACTGGATTTGGGTGATACACAGCTTAGGTTTATCTCTGCTCCCAACTTGCATTGGCCTGATTCTATGTACACCTATCTCGAAAATGATCAACTACTTTTTACCTGTGATAGTTTTGGTTGTCATTATTGTCATGAAGAAATGATAGACACCAAGGTTGGCGATTTTGATAAAGCTTTTGACTATTATTTTGATGTTATTCTCAAACCTTACAGCAAGTTTATGTTAAAAGCACTAGAAAAAATTGAAAATCTTCCTATCAGGGCAGTTTTAACAGGTCATGGTCCATTGCTTTTGAATAAGTGGAAATATTACGTGGATCGCACGAAGTCTCTCTCTGAAGAATATTTAAGCAAGCCACAACCAAATTTTGTATTTATTTCCTACGTGAGTGCGTACAAGAACACGGCCAAAATAGCTGAAGCCATTGCCCAGGGAGTTGAGGAAGGTGGTTGCAAACCCATTGTAATGGACATCGAGAAAGCACCACTTGGCGATCTTGAGCAGCATTTAATATTGTCTAAAGGATTGGTGGTAGGAACACCTGTGATCAACCAAAACATTCTATTGCCAACTTATAAACTTTTTGCTGCTGTCAATCCCATTAGAGATAGAGGTAAAATTGCTGGGGCTTTTGGTTCTTATGGTTGGAGCGGCGAGAACAAAACCATCGTCAAAACAATTCTTGAATCTTTGAAATGGAAATTCATCGGTGATGGGCTTTTCTTTAAGTTTTCACCTAACTCTGATGATTTTGCTGATGCTAAGGAATACGGAAAACAAATTGCCCAAGCAGTTTTGCAACTCAATATTGAAACAGCATAA
- a CDS encoding BatA and WFA domain-containing protein, which yields MAFLQPAFLWGIMGIIIPIVIHFLELRRFRKQYFSDNYFLIDLLKKKRRQQKIKQWLVLLSRILFIVFLSLAFAQPVRTDEKSMFQFSRAILYIDNSFSMQTFDQKMSLFERAKQFALRMIDQLPPQTLWLILTNDETYPLWLLPDEAKNKIKSIQVAPFSFSYELLVKKVQDYLAQHEQEHIYFFLLTDFQRSQGKLDALKNFQGKIFLIPFWGFQRKNICVDTTWLENLTASNEGGKFVLMARIKNFSEENIEQLPVSVFLNQTLVSTSMMQIPARGQADIKFDINSTHREVYNGYVEIDDPMVPFDNRSYFGFRSRPPISIMHIAGKGRTQVIPAIFADEKIFQFRSYLPSQLDYEWMRTTKLIILEEIDFISENFLNKIRDFLVNGGVVAIIPPQKKELKKTYEQLFNHLRIPMWTYLDTNVTKVTDLQYQHFLFRGVFIAPPDKQSIIHVKKHYVFPVNSGIPIISMANQHSFLIDFPMGKGHVFVLSVPLSEGYSSLPSNALVVPLFIQMAFKTEAIPTIAYSLEDQNGIPLNVPYVQQEQPPYLKMNEQIYYLSFSRGNPLQIFLNRSVQNPGFAEVWYGNSMVSAFGLNYSRRESNPETYSLHELDSLFRNLSHVRLIREGEKISVERMNEIIAPSISWWKWSLLASLFFLLLEIFMLRLWK from the coding sequence ATGGCTTTTTTACAACCAGCTTTTCTTTGGGGGATCATGGGGATAATTATTCCTATTGTTATTCATTTTCTTGAGCTTCGTCGATTTCGTAAACAATATTTTTCGGATAATTATTTTCTTATTGATTTATTGAAAAAGAAACGTCGTCAACAGAAAATCAAACAATGGCTAGTCTTACTTTCTAGAATTTTGTTCATTGTTTTTCTTAGTCTAGCTTTTGCACAGCCAGTTCGTACGGATGAAAAATCCATGTTTCAATTTTCAAGAGCTATTTTATATATCGATAATAGTTTTTCCATGCAGACCTTTGATCAAAAAATGTCCCTTTTTGAACGAGCAAAACAGTTTGCACTACGAATGATCGATCAGTTACCACCCCAGACATTGTGGCTCATTCTTACCAACGATGAGACCTACCCTCTCTGGTTATTACCCGACGAAGCAAAAAATAAAATCAAAAGTATACAGGTAGCGCCTTTTTCATTTTCGTACGAACTGTTAGTAAAAAAAGTACAGGACTATTTGGCTCAACACGAGCAAGAACATATATATTTTTTTCTGTTAACCGATTTTCAACGCTCTCAAGGAAAGCTAGATGCACTAAAAAATTTTCAAGGAAAAATTTTTTTAATACCATTTTGGGGTTTTCAAAGAAAAAACATTTGTGTTGATACTACATGGCTTGAAAATCTTACAGCCTCCAACGAAGGAGGTAAATTTGTTCTTATGGCAAGGATAAAAAATTTCTCGGAGGAAAACATCGAACAGTTACCTGTTTCTGTTTTTTTGAACCAAACACTGGTTTCAACTTCGATGATGCAAATTCCTGCCCGTGGGCAAGCAGACATTAAGTTTGATATAAACTCAACTCATCGTGAAGTTTACAATGGTTATGTTGAAATAGATGATCCCATGGTTCCTTTTGACAATCGCTCTTATTTTGGTTTTCGTAGTAGACCTCCAATCTCTATTATGCATATTGCTGGAAAAGGAAGAACGCAAGTCATTCCCGCTATTTTCGCCGATGAAAAAATTTTTCAGTTTCGCTCATATTTGCCTTCCCAACTGGATTATGAATGGATGAGAACTACCAAATTGATCATCCTGGAGGAAATTGACTTTATATCAGAAAATTTTCTTAACAAAATTCGTGATTTTTTAGTTAATGGTGGAGTGGTGGCCATTATACCTCCTCAAAAAAAAGAATTAAAAAAAACTTACGAGCAGCTTTTTAATCATCTTCGGATTCCGATGTGGACGTATTTAGATACCAATGTCACAAAAGTCACTGATTTACAATATCAACATTTTCTTTTTAGGGGAGTTTTTATAGCTCCCCCAGACAAACAAAGCATTATCCACGTAAAAAAACATTATGTCTTTCCTGTGAATTCTGGTATTCCTATAATATCGATGGCTAACCAACACTCTTTTTTGATCGATTTTCCGATGGGAAAGGGTCATGTGTTTGTTCTCTCTGTTCCTCTCAGTGAAGGATATAGTAGTCTCCCATCCAATGCATTGGTGGTTCCTCTTTTTATTCAAATGGCCTTTAAAACTGAAGCTATTCCTACCATTGCATATTCACTTGAAGATCAAAATGGAATTCCGCTTAACGTTCCGTATGTTCAGCAAGAACAGCCACCTTACCTCAAGATGAATGAGCAAATCTATTATTTATCTTTTTCAAGAGGTAATCCTCTTCAAATTTTTCTTAATAGATCCGTACAAAATCCTGGATTTGCTGAAGTTTGGTATGGAAATTCCATGGTTTCTGCTTTCGGCCTTAATTATTCACGACGAGAAAGTAATCCTGAAACTTATTCTCTCCACGAATTGGATAGCCTTTTTAGAAATTTATCTCATGTGCGCTTGATCCGTGAAGGTGAAAAAATATCTGTCGAAAGAATGAATGAAATTATTGCACCCTCTATATCATGGTGGAAGTGGTCTTTGCTTGCCTCTCTTTTTTTCTTGTTGCTTGAGATTTTCATGTTAAGGTTGTGGAAGTAA
- a CDS encoding GWxTD domain-containing protein, with translation MKKQFLLFIYFLFSVLSIAAQKKPIVNVSYALFYYLYRPVIEFYFAFESKSLYFKRDSSGYWTGGLDVVILFQQKDTVKFADRINITMPLLSDTNNNQVFLYVSQMEILPGNYNLEIGIKDINSKQIPAYFNEDIYIPEYQLDKIMVSGIELAWNISRGEDANSPFFKKNYIIVPYPSNVFHENMNTFYFYAEVYNSQILPSGEEYLTRYYFEELPINIVKSNFVFTKKFTPSFIQSLTDTIDITDLPTGYYLFVIEVRNKKQELLAKNSIFIERINNKIASDTQYTLTSVPTKHFVQSIKSKDSLKYFIESLYPIASLNERIFINKLKKISLSEMQNFFYSFWVRRDPIKPEEAWLRYKAQVDYVEKMYSTQIKHGFETDRGRVYLQYGPPNSITSVSHEPSTYPYEIWHYYKINNQSNRKFVFYNPDLVTNDYQLLYSDVIGELRDYNWRAKLVKRNFASSNIDEQDPDFGWGSKINDYFKNPH, from the coding sequence ATGAAGAAACAATTTTTGCTTTTTATTTATTTTTTATTCAGTGTGTTAAGCATTGCAGCTCAAAAGAAGCCTATTGTTAATGTTTCATATGCTTTGTTTTATTATCTATACAGACCAGTTATAGAATTTTATTTTGCTTTCGAGAGCAAATCCCTTTACTTCAAGCGTGATAGTTCAGGTTATTGGACTGGTGGCTTAGATGTCGTTATTCTCTTTCAACAGAAGGATACTGTGAAGTTTGCTGATAGAATAAACATTACCATGCCTCTTCTGTCAGATACTAATAACAATCAAGTTTTTTTGTACGTAAGTCAAATGGAAATCCTACCAGGCAATTACAACCTAGAAATAGGTATTAAAGATATCAATAGTAAGCAAATACCTGCCTATTTTAACGAAGATATTTACATTCCTGAATATCAACTAGATAAAATTATGGTATCAGGCATTGAACTGGCTTGGAATATTTCGCGTGGTGAAGATGCAAATAGTCCATTTTTCAAAAAAAATTATATCATTGTTCCTTATCCATCCAATGTTTTTCACGAAAACATGAATACCTTCTATTTTTATGCAGAAGTCTATAATTCGCAAATATTACCATCAGGTGAAGAATATCTTACACGTTATTACTTCGAGGAATTACCTATCAACATCGTTAAAAGTAATTTTGTTTTCACTAAAAAATTCACCCCTTCCTTTATTCAATCCTTAACCGATACGATAGATATAACTGATTTGCCAACGGGCTATTACTTATTTGTCATAGAAGTGAGAAACAAAAAGCAGGAATTGTTGGCAAAAAACAGCATATTCATCGAGCGTATTAATAACAAAATTGCGTCTGACACACAATATACCTTAACGTCTGTTCCTACCAAACATTTTGTGCAATCCATTAAAAGCAAAGATAGTCTCAAATATTTTATTGAATCATTGTATCCTATAGCTTCATTAAATGAAAGAATTTTCATCAATAAATTAAAGAAGATAAGTCTATCAGAGATGCAAAATTTCTTTTACAGTTTCTGGGTAAGGAGGGATCCGATTAAACCAGAAGAAGCATGGCTACGGTATAAAGCTCAAGTTGATTATGTTGAAAAGATGTATAGTACTCAAATTAAACATGGTTTTGAGACAGATCGTGGAAGAGTTTATTTACAATATGGGCCACCAAACTCGATAACTTCTGTTTCACATGAACCTTCGACCTATCCTTATGAAATATGGCATTATTATAAAATCAATAATCAAAGCAATCGCAAATTTGTTTTTTACAATCCTGATCTAGTTACCAATGATTATCAGCTTTTATATAGCGATGTAATTGGTGAATTACGTGATTATAACTGGCGTGCAAAATTGGTCAAAAGAAATTTTGCCTCAAGCAATATCGATGAACAAGATCCTGACTTTGGGTGGGGAAGTAAAATCAATGACTATTTTAAAAATCCGCATTAA
- a CDS encoding CvpA family protein has protein sequence MNLFDIIVIIFVGWNMVRGFMKGFVQEIFQIVGYGLGIFIAFKFSDWLAQWLRNEFSIDAAYTFLIAFALLFIGTVILCFMISKMVESIFHIMQISTINKLLGLAFSTLKALILMSFIAVAISKLDKANIIMKEEQRERSLTFYPLVHLGETIIPILDEKWSELSRNHEDLESSANMNEKIP, from the coding sequence ATGAACCTGTTTGATATTATTGTTATCATTTTTGTTGGATGGAATATGGTACGAGGGTTTATGAAAGGCTTCGTACAAGAAATTTTCCAAATTGTAGGATATGGGCTGGGTATTTTCATAGCTTTTAAATTTTCTGACTGGCTTGCCCAATGGCTTAGAAATGAGTTTTCTATCGACGCAGCCTATACTTTTTTAATCGCTTTTGCTTTACTCTTTATAGGAACTGTTATATTGTGTTTTATGATTTCCAAAATGGTGGAATCTATATTTCATATCATGCAAATCAGTACAATCAACAAGCTGCTAGGACTTGCTTTCTCCACGCTTAAAGCTCTCATACTTATGTCATTTATTGCCGTTGCTATTTCTAAACTCGATAAAGCTAATATCATCATGAAGGAAGAACAAAGAGAAAGAAGCTTAACATTTTACCCACTTGTTCATTTGGGAGAAACTATTATCCCTATTTTGGATGAAAAATGGTCAGAATTATCGCGAAATCATGAAGATCTTGAATCATCAGCCAATATGAATGAAAAAATTCCATGA
- a CDS encoding ATP-binding cassette domain-containing protein, whose protein sequence is MIEVEGLYKSFEDKNVLENVNATFQKGIVNLIIGQSGSGKTVLMKLLLGLYIPDKGKIYFDNRDFTSMNEKQQKLIRQEIGTVFQGGALFDFMTVEENVMFPLNMFTNMTYSEKKRRVNFCLERVNLIDVNHLYPAELSGGMKKRVAIARAIVLNPKYLFCDEPNSGLDPVTANVIDKLLYEITHEFEITTIINTHDMNSVLEIGENILFIYKGKSWWTGTAKEILHTNNPELNSFIYATKLTQTLKKNEPV, encoded by the coding sequence ATGATCGAAGTTGAAGGCCTTTACAAAAGCTTTGAGGACAAAAATGTCCTTGAAAATGTGAATGCTACCTTCCAAAAAGGAATAGTTAATCTTATTATTGGTCAAAGTGGATCGGGTAAGACTGTTCTTATGAAACTTCTCTTGGGACTTTATATTCCTGACAAAGGCAAAATCTATTTCGATAATCGAGATTTTACTTCAATGAATGAAAAACAGCAAAAACTGATACGGCAAGAAATAGGTACAGTATTTCAAGGAGGAGCTCTTTTCGACTTCATGACCGTCGAAGAAAATGTTATGTTTCCTCTGAATATGTTTACCAACATGACTTATAGTGAAAAGAAAAGACGAGTTAATTTTTGCCTTGAACGAGTAAATCTCATTGACGTCAATCACCTATATCCAGCTGAACTCAGTGGTGGGATGAAAAAAAGAGTTGCCATAGCCCGAGCCATCGTCCTAAATCCTAAATATCTTTTCTGTGACGAACCCAACAGTGGACTGGATCCTGTTACTGCCAATGTGATCGATAAATTGTTATACGAGATTACTCATGAATTTGAAATTACAACCATAATCAATACTCATGATATGAACTCAGTGCTGGAAATTGGTGAAAATATTTTATTCATCTACAAAGGCAAGTCATGGTGGACCGGAACTGCAAAAGAAATTTTGCATACGAACAATCCAGAATTGAATTCGTTTATTTATGCAACCAAATTAACACAAACCTTAAAGAAAAATGAACCTGTTTGA